The Candidatus Saganbacteria bacterium nucleotide sequence AGGATTTTTCCCGAATATTCAATCTTTTTTTTAGGGATTATTTGAAGTTTACCGATCTGATTTTTCGTGTCCGGCCTGTCATGGGGTTCAAAATAGCCGATAACTATATCTTCTCCGCGAACCAGTCGCCTGTTGCCTTCATTGAGCATTGAATAGGTCTTGCCGACCCCCGGAGCGTATCCGATGAATATCTTTAACTTTCCTCTCTGCTCCTCCGGAGGGGTCGCGATCTTTAAAGCTTCTTCCGGTGTCAGTCTTTTTGAAAAGTCTTCCATATTATTTCTCAAACTCATTGTCCAACGTTAAATTGAGCTTCAGGACATTGATCCTTTCTTCACCGAACAGATCAAGGTCCCGTTTCTCCGTCATTTTGTTGATCAGCACTATCAGGTCGGCTTTTCTTGAAAGATCAAGCTTTCTTGCCTTTAATATCCTGTCTGTCTGGAATACCGCCGCAGACACGCTTATATGCGGGTCGAGGCCTGATCCGGAAGCATATAACATATCTGAAGGGATCTCATTTGCCGGTTTTGCAGGGTCTGCCTTTAAGATCATTTTCTCTCTTTCGGTTATCTGATCTTTTAATTGTTTGCTGGTCGCAGAAAGATTGCTTCCGCCGGATGAGAGCGTATTATAATCTACTGCCGACGGCCTCGGCCAGAAATATCTGTCATTATCAAATTTTTGTGCTATCAGATCCGAGCCGACCGTCTTTCCTTTCAATAAAACAAGGCTTCCGTTGGCTTTATCTTTAAAGAATATCTGCGCCGCGGCAGTGATGATCAAAGGATATATTATTCCCGTTATCACCGCTGTGATCAAAAATAATTTTAAAGCCGCAATGAATTGTTTCATCTTATGCCTTTCAAGATATTATCCTGAAAAATACCATCAACATATCTATCAATTTTATCCCGATGAACGGCGCGATCAGGCCTCCGAGGCCGTATATCTGTATATTGCGCCGCAAAAGCGAGCGCGCGTCCTCGCTGTGATATGATACCCCGCGCAGAGCAAGCGGTATCAAAATGACTATTATTATCGCATTGAATATAACCGCGCTGAGTATCGCGCTGTAAGGAGAATGAAGCCGCATGATATTAAGCACAGAGAGCGGCCCTTGCGTCGCGCCTGTTTCGGCATACAGCATCCCGAAAATAGCGGGGATTATGGCGAAATATTTCGCAACATCATTGGCGATGCTGAAAGTGGTCAGAGCCCCCCTTGTCATTAAAAGCTGCTTGCCTATCTCAACGATCTCGATAAGCTTTGTCGGATTACTTTCGAGGTCCACCATGTTGC carries:
- the kdpC gene encoding potassium-transporting ATPase subunit KdpC encodes the protein MKQFIAALKLFLITAVITGIIYPLIITAAAQIFFKDKANGSLVLLKGKTVGSDLIAQKFDNDRYFWPRPSAVDYNTLSSGGSNLSATSKQLKDQITEREKMILKADPAKPANEIPSDMLYASGSGLDPHISVSAAVFQTDRILKARKLDLSRKADLIVLINKMTEKRDLDLFGEERINVLKLNLTLDNEFEK